The segment CGTGCACGCCTCGCATGCCCAGGGTGTACATGGCCTCTATGTTTTTGGCCTCTTTTACCCGTTTCTCCCAATAATCAGAGACGGTCTTTTTGTTGCTGAAGTAGTCGAAGGAGCCCATGGTTTTCTCGTCGTACTCGTCCACGTTGTTGCGCAGCATGGGCTCGGCGTGCGAGGTGCCCACCAGGATGGCGTAGGCAACGGCCACTTGGGGGTTGCCGGGGTAGTGGAAAAAGGCCTTGGTGCTGGGGTGCATGGCCGGCCAGATGAGGTTCGCCTTCAGGCGCAGCAGCAGCTCGAAGATGCGGGCGTAGGTCTTAGGGCCGATGTCCTTGATGTCAGTATCCATGTTCCGGGCCGCCCAGGGCTGGAGCCCCCAGTCCTCGTCGTTCAGGAAAATACCCCTGAATTTCACCGAAGGCGGTCCCTGCACCAGTGTGCCCGCTGACACGAAGAGTTCTTTTTGCGGCGTTGGAGCCACGTCTGCCCACCAGTACCAGGGCGAGACGCCCATCCGCTTTGATACCTCGAAAACCCCGAACGCGGTTCCCCGGGGATCGCTGCCGGCGATCACCAAGGCTTGGCTTACGTTCCCGAAGGGTTTCTCCACCACGGCAATGGTGTAGCTTTCCCACTTGCCGTTGATGCCGGCGTTGTTCAGTTTCCCGCTCGCCGCCAGCTGGTCAACCAGCGCGGACTGCCCGATGGTGCCGATGAGGACCGGCATCCCGGAGAGCTGTTTTTGGTCCCCTTCCCTGATTTCGGGCCTGAAACCCGTTACCCTTTCCACATCGTCCCTGAAGGCCTCGGCCGCGATCCGCACTACCTCCGCATCTTTTTCGTCAACGAAAACCGGGGCCGCCTTGCCCGCCTGCACCAAAGGGTAAGCCCCGGGTGAACTTTGGTTAGAAATGCTGATGGAGGTACCCTGGCTGTTTTGCGCCTGTAGTTGAAAACCCGTTAAAATGGTGAGAAGAATAGAAACAAAAGCAATGTGTCTTATCATACAGGTAGCTGAGGTAGAAAGCGCATTCCGGAGGCGTCAGAGCTCTTCACAAGAGTACTTACCGGCAGTGAAATGCAATAACACAAAGCAGTTTCATTATCCTATCCTGCACTTACCTGTCCTTAAACGCCCATAGTTTAACCCACCCTTTTACAGGATAGCACAGGATAGAAAGTCTACCATATGTGGCTACTTTTAAAAATGTAAGGTTGAATAAAGACACCTCCAAAAACCCTCAGACATTGACACCAGAAAAATCTAAAAGCTCCAACCCATTCTTAAGAATTGCTACCACCGGTACTCTGGGCAGCTGCCTGTTCTTATTTCTGTTGTCCTTGAACGCTTGTGTGCAAAAAAGCGTACTCCGCCAACCGGTAGCCAAACCCTTGTACGCCGACCCTGTTTTTGATGGAGCCGCTGACCCGGTGGTGATCTACCATAAAAAAGAGAAGAAATGGTTGATGTTTTACACCAACCGTAGGGCCACCGATGAGAAAGCCGAAGGCCTTACTTGGGTTCACGGCACCCGCATTGGTATTGCTGAATCTAAAGACGGCGGTGCTACCTGGGACTACCGTGACACGGCTAGTATCAACTACAGACCAGATGCTGGTTACACGCACTGGGCCCCAGAAGTGATAGAACATGAGGGCGTGTACCACATGTACCTTACCTATGTACCCGGCACCTTTACCGACTGGAACCACCCGCGCCACATCGTACACTTAACCAGCAAAAATTTGTTCAACTGGGATTACCAGTCTACCCTACCTTTGGTCACAAACAAGGTTATAGATGCCAACGTGTACCGCCTGCCAGATGGTACCTGGCGCCTTTGGTACAACAATGAGCGGGATGGCAAATCCATTTACTACGCCGATAGTAAAGATCTGTATCACTGGCAGGACAAAGGCAAAGCGGTTCAGGCCCGGGGCGAAGGACCTAAGGTGTTCCGGTGGAAAGACCAATATTGGATGATCATAGACGCCTGGAAAGGCCTCCAGGTATTCTCTTCTAATGATTTACTTACCTGGAAACTTCAGGAAGAACGGCTGCTGGAAGAACCCGGCAAAGGAACCGATGACCAGGCCATTGGCGGCCACCCCGATGTGGTAGTGAACGGTGACAAAGCGTACCTCTTTTACTTTACGCACCCGGGTAGAGCCAAAGCCAATCCGGCGCCAGCTACTTCTGTGGCGGCGAAAAGAAGCGTGATTCAGCTGGTTGAACTTGAGTACCAGAACGGCAAACTCACCTGTGACCGGGACAAGCCAACTTACATTAACCTGAAGCCCGGCAAAAAACCATAAACATACTTCATCTGCTCCTTAGCACACTCCCTCTACCCTATTCCTATAATGAAGAACACACCCGTTTTATCCTTCTTTGCTTTAAGTATTCTCTTTTTATCTCTTGTAAGATGCAAGGTAGAGACACCTGTAACAGGTAACTCTGCCCTTGCCTGGGTGAAAGAAGTAGGCGCTAAGAAAATACCCCGCAAGAAGAAAGAGTTTGACGTCACTGCATACGGTGCCCTCAACGACGGCAAAACGCTTAACACCAAAGCCATTCAGGCCGCGATTGACGCCTGCTCTTCTGTTGGTGGTGGCATTGTCACGTTCAAACCAGGTAATTATCTAACCGGATCAATTTACCTGAAGAAAGGCGTGCACCTGCGCATTGATGAAGGCGTGCAGATTTTAGGAAGTCAGAACCTGGAAGATTACCCGGAGATGGATACCCGGGTGGCGGGCATTGAGATGAAATGGCCTTCTGCTTTAATTAATGTACTGGACCAGGAAGAAGTCGCCATTTCAGGCAAAGGCGTAGTACATGCGCAGGGCAAACCTTTTTGGGACCTGTACTGGAACATGCGCAAAGAGTATGAACCTAAAAAGCTGCGCTGGATTGTAGACTATGACGCTAAACGGCCTCGTACGCTCCTGGTCTCCAGGTCCTCCAATGTCACCATTGAAAACATCACCCTCAAACAGGCAGGCTTCTGGACCATCCATATTCTTTACTCTGACCATGTGACCGTTGACGGAGTCGTGATCCAGAACAACATTGACGGACACGGCCCCAGCACCGACGGCATCGATATAGACTCCTCTTCTTACGTGCTGGTGCAGAACAGCGACATTGACTGCAACGACGATAACTTTTGCCTCAAATCTGGTCGGGATTGGGACGGGTTGCGAGTGAACCGCCCTACCGAATATGTGGTGATTCGGAACTGCATTTCCAGAGCAGGAGGTGGCTTGATTACCTTCGGCAGCGAGACTTCCGGTGGCATCCGGCACGTACTGGCGCATGACCTGAAAGCGAAAGGAACCGGCGTGGGCCTGCGGTTTAAGTCAGCTACTACCAGAGGCGGTACCGTAGAAGACATTTACCTGCAGAACATTGAGATGGACGGCGTGGGCACTGCCATTGAAGTTTCCATGAACTGGAATCCAAGCTATAGCTACTCCACCCTGCCCGCAGGATATTCTTACGAGACCATACCTGACCACTGGAAAACCATGCTCCGGAAAGTGGAACCGGAAGAACGCGGCATTCCTACGTTCCGAGATGTGACTATTTCTAATATCACGGCTACTAATGCTAAGAAAGCCCTTTCTGCGGCTGGTATTGAAAAATCTTCTGTTCAGGGCTTTGTGCTGAAAAACATTAAAATAGAAGCTGCCACCGCCGGAGAAATCTCTTATGCCAGTAACTGGACATTTAAGAACGTGAGCCTCCAGACCAAAGACAACAGCAACCTAAAAGTGCAAAACAGCACGAACGTCACTCCATAAAACTAATTGATCAATACCTAGTCCTCCGTTTCAAACCTGCTTTCGTGAAACCAAGTTTGAAACGGAGGACTGGTGCAAATGAAAGTTTTGTAGCAAGCCCCTACCCTGTTATGATTTCACTCTTACCTACCAGCCTCCAACCCACACGGCTATTACAGTCAATACTGCTTTTTTCTTTGGCAACGCTCCTACTTTCGGGGTTGCTGTCACCTTTAGTACAGGCCCAAACCAAAGCGGGACCCGGAATACTTCCCATTGACTTTTCACACGCGGGTTACGGCGGAGGTGGTATTTCCATCCCTGCAGTGCCGGCAGTTTTGACGGTACGCCCCACTGGCCAGGATGACACCCGGTTATTACAGGCCGCGTTAGACCAGGTGGCAAAGTTGCCGCTGCAAGACAATGGGTTTAGAGGTGCGTTACAACTGGCTGAAGGAAGGTTTCTGGTCTCTGGTCAGCTTCGCCTGAACGCCGATGGTGTGGTGCTCAGGGGAAGCGGAAACCAGAAAACCATTCTGGTAGCCACCGGCAAAGATAGACGCAGTCTGGTTGTGGCTGGTAAGGAGCAACTACCTACAGTT is part of the Rufibacter tibetensis genome and harbors:
- a CDS encoding family 43 glycosylhydrolase, translated to MQKSVLRQPVAKPLYADPVFDGAADPVVIYHKKEKKWLMFYTNRRATDEKAEGLTWVHGTRIGIAESKDGGATWDYRDTASINYRPDAGYTHWAPEVIEHEGVYHMYLTYVPGTFTDWNHPRHIVHLTSKNLFNWDYQSTLPLVTNKVIDANVYRLPDGTWRLWYNNERDGKSIYYADSKDLYHWQDKGKAVQARGEGPKVFRWKDQYWMIIDAWKGLQVFSSNDLLTWKLQEERLLEEPGKGTDDQAIGGHPDVVVNGDKAYLFYFTHPGRAKANPAPATSVAAKRSVIQLVELEYQNGKLTCDRDKPTYINLKPGKKP
- a CDS encoding glycoside hydrolase family 28 protein; this translates as MKNTPVLSFFALSILFLSLVRCKVETPVTGNSALAWVKEVGAKKIPRKKKEFDVTAYGALNDGKTLNTKAIQAAIDACSSVGGGIVTFKPGNYLTGSIYLKKGVHLRIDEGVQILGSQNLEDYPEMDTRVAGIEMKWPSALINVLDQEEVAISGKGVVHAQGKPFWDLYWNMRKEYEPKKLRWIVDYDAKRPRTLLVSRSSNVTIENITLKQAGFWTIHILYSDHVTVDGVVIQNNIDGHGPSTDGIDIDSSSYVLVQNSDIDCNDDNFCLKSGRDWDGLRVNRPTEYVVIRNCISRAGGGLITFGSETSGGIRHVLAHDLKAKGTGVGLRFKSATTRGGTVEDIYLQNIEMDGVGTAIEVSMNWNPSYSYSTLPAGYSYETIPDHWKTMLRKVEPEERGIPTFRDVTISNITATNAKKALSAAGIEKSSVQGFVLKNIKIEAATAGEISYASNWTFKNVSLQTKDNSNLKVQNSTNVTP